The genomic window GGAAGGAAGGAGGCGTCGTTGATGACGATTTTATTTGTTGGGATTGGAATCTGGTGGGTTGCGGGATTCGAATTTGAACTAGCAAGGCAGGAGAGCGAGCGATGGGGGTGAAATAAACTGTCTAACGGCTAGTAACTTTGTCAGCGGAGTGTGGggtggtgtgtgtgtgggggggggggggggggggggggggggggacggttAGGCCCTCCACAATGTGCGCTTGAGTGATGCccaaaaagaagagagagaagattctGAAGTCTCCGTTGCAGCGAGCGGATCCAACTACGAGCGATGCTACAAAAATGTAGAGCGGCGCAACTAGTTGCGCCGGTGCCGATTTGTgccgtggagagagagagagaacagcgATAGAGAGGGGAGCGTGCAGCAGCTTTTAGCTGTAAAGTAGCATGCAACAGTCCTTTTAGGCACCACTAGCGATACCACCACACTGCAACTAGAAATTGGATCAGACATCACAGCAATGTGACTAGCTTCTACAGTTTCAAGCTCCCACTCACACTGTGGAAGGCCTTATTATGCGCCTTCGAACATGGTTTAGCCTTTTAGGCCCTCCACAGTGTGTTGCTAAAGTGCTGCCAGGAAAGAAGAGAGAAAAAGTAAGCATCGCTCCTACCACTGTGGGGGTGCTGCCAACTCTTGAGTGACGCCAGGAAAAGCTAGAGCGGCGAAAGTACTTGCGCCGGTTCCAACTTCTTTAAATATTATAAAGTTACTGTATAAGTAGTTGGCAGTTGAGCCTTCAAGAGGGCAATGGTCACATGACGATGAATATTTTATTGAAGTTGTGGGTTCCATGTATGAAGTGGCACCGGTTCTATCTTTTTTACGCACTACAGCTTTACTTGCCAGATGCTTAATTTGCTGTAGCTGGACCCACATTTTTCCTGGCCTCACTACCACATTGTGGACAGCCTTACGGGATAGGCAGGTCTCGCAGTCAAGCAATGCGGGTGCGTTGCTGCAGTGCCGGTGTTGGTGATGAGCGTCACCTGGCGGGTTGGGCCGCTTTCGGGTTCGAATTGAATTTGTTCCCAAAggtaaacaaaaagaaaagaaaaagaaaagaaaagagtagAGGAGCTCGTTTGATTTGGGGATGAAGTAGAACTGGAGTATACAGGACGGCGTGTTTTTAGTTTTTTAAACATGAAATGATTTCATGTCTTTGTTTAGTAGTGTCGGATGTATAAACTTTGACAATATAGATTTGCGTATTGTGCACAAGGAATCAGGAGGGTATGTTCAGTGGAGTTTGCAATTCAAAACTTTATTCTGATCGAGACTATGGTGTAAAATTTGCCGTACGCCTGTTGGCTGGCTTTTGGTCACCGCATATGTACACAAATTGGTATTCTGCCGCAGTGCAACAGTTGCGCTGACAAATGTGACAGAATACATGATTTGAAACTGATGAAAGTATTTTGCATAAAAACCACATGGCTTGTATAAAAAAAATAGGTTCATGTAACCGATTACATGAATGTGCAGGCTAGGACGTTTGGTACACAGGTTCGACCTTTCGACGTGATCATGAGACTGATCCTAAATTGCACTAGACTACTAGAGTGCTAGCTTTGGATCTTTGTACATTGTTGACTTTGCCATCATATCCATCCCCATTGCTTCAAAAAAACATACAATTGCTCTCCTTGAACTTGAGAGCCATTGTGAGACAGCTTTGGACAAATCATCGCTAAACTAGACGTATCTGGGAGGGCATTGCAATTTGGTTAAGCAAGCTGCAGCTGCGACCTTCCGCCTGCCAGGAGACTCAGTATACACTTGGTGGGACAACATGGATTGTACACCTTCGACGGCGAGACAAGGTCTTCGCTCAATCATCATTCTCGTTTGTTGAGAGGTGTGGAAGGAAAGAAATGCAATAATCTTCGAGCACAAGAAATCCGCGACAGCGCGGCTTCTCCACGCGGCTCTCCAAAAAAATCAAGGACGAGGCGAGTCTATGGGCAATGGCAAGAGCAAAACATGTTTCTAACTTATTTTTGCACACTTGATGTAAGCTGCTTTTGAGATGAGGGCTTTGGAGTTGTGGTTTCGTTTTGTACATTTCTATATATGGTTGTACAGTGCCTTTCTTGGCTCCGTCTTTTTAATATAATAGGCAGCTCTCCTGCCGGttccgtttcaaaaaaaaaaacctgcACCACAAAACAGAGTAAATATATGTACTGTGACTTAAATTTGTATGACTGAGAACTCAAATGGGAACTATCTGAGCTTATTTCTGATTCAAGCAAATATCAACCAATATATAGCTGTTCATTCCAGATAACTCAACTAAAGATGAACAAGTGACACCCTGGTCAGTGGGGATCCTGTTAGACTATACACAGACCACGCTCTGAATCTATTGCCAACCCTGTTCACTTTACAGACCGCACACCAACAGTTCTGACTTTAAACTTGTACTGTGgcagctcatcttcttcttcatcgtcgtcATCTTCGCTTGAATCGTCTTCAACTTTGTCCCATTTTGAGTAATCAAGGCCTGAGTGGCCCTTTGGTTTTGGGATGGCCTCCCATCCCTGGGGTTTTGAAGGCAGAGCGGATGGAACCTCAGCCTTTTGAGATTCAGTTGTAGGTTTTCTATAGAGAATCGGTCCAGTTGAAGGTTTGTTCTTGACAGCCAGTTCAGTTGCAGGTTCATCAGGCTTAGCGATAGAAGTCTGAGTCTTCTGACCTTTTGGAGGAagttcttccttttcttcttcaAGACAAAGAGACTCCTCTTCACACTCAGGAATTGGGGCTAGTGACTTCAAAACAGTACAACAGATGGGCAATAAAATAGGTCAGTTAAGTACACAAGGCACAATTAGGTGAGGATGTCAGGGAGGTGAACCAAAGTGAATTAACGAAGGGAGCGAAAACTAAAATCATACTAGCTGTGTCTTCAATCGTGCCTGCAGGTTCTGGTATACTTCATACGACGGATTTATCTCGATGAGCCTGTTGACATCAAATAGAGCTGACTGATAATCTTTCAGAGTAACGAGAGTCTGTGCACGTAACATCAGAGCTCCGGCATGCTCCGTATCCAACTCAAGGACAGATGTACACTCTTGTGCTGCCTGTACCAGATATCACAAATGGAGAATTTAGTGTTAGAAGCAAAAATGATAATATAGAAAAGGGAACAATAAGTGATGCCATGATGCCTGCAGTACCAGATGATTCCAGAGGAATGCAGACTGCTATTTTCAGGGTCAATATAAATAATAACTATGGCCCCTTACTAGCTTTCATAGTCGATCATCCATTAATCATTTGGCCGTCCCTCAAATTTCAGGTGCCCAAATCAAGGGAATCATTTGAGTAGGGCCATTCATAAATTTTAGGTGCCCAAATCAAGGGAATCATTTGAGTAGGGCCATTCATAAATTTCAGGTATCCaagtctctctctctttttttttcctccaGATATCGTGCCTAGCATGTTTTCTAGTACTTTTGCTATTTTTGGTAAGGCAACAGCAAACAAAACATAAGCGCTGCATCCTCTCAAGTCGATTCCAATCAATCTAATGGACTCAGTTGCGTCTTAGAACACAAATTTTACCAGCAACTGAGATAAATGCGGAGAGATCACCATAATAAGCAAAAGCTAGACTGAACATTAGAGGAGCTTGGACATAACAAATTAACAGTATCACTACCTGCACACAAATGCCTAGTGTCACAAGTCCCCCTTAAAGAATGGAACCCATCCACAATCCAAATTGAGCATTGATATTGTTCCTTAAAGAATGGAATCCATCCACAGTCCAAATTGAGCATTCCAATTGTTGTACGACGACCAGAAAACACAATCTATCTATGAGACCAAAATCGCAGGAGCCCTGAACCCAGCAGCAAACAGGACATGGACACCTGTATGGCTGAAAAAAATCGATCCTTTGTACCAAAACTGACACTTGGGACGCCCCAAAGGGACGCCCCTCCCCCGCAGCCACCACCGAGGCGAAGTCAAATCGAAAGCAATAACGCAATCCGCCAAGGAAAGCAACCCAAACCCAGAGCAGAGGGAGCCAGGAGCAGGACCTTGTGGAAGTCGTGGAGCTTGAGGTAGCAGGCGGCGCGGTTGCTGTGGAGCGCGATGCGCTGCGCGGggccccgcgccgccgccagcgcGGCGGAGTAGAGCTCCAGCGCCTCCCGGTGGCGGCCGCCCCGGTAGAGCCCGTGCGCCCTCTCCACCGCCTCCGCGCCCGCGGCAGCCCCCGCCATCGCCCGCGCGAAGAATCCGGGGACGAATGAATCGGAGATGGAATTTGGAATCCGGGGGGAGGAGTGAGATGAGACGATGACGGAGCGGAGGGCCGGAGGGGAGATTTTGAATGGGGGTGGTCGGGTGGATGCCTCTGGACAGTTGCGGGTTGTTGGGTTTTGCTGCCCGCGACCGCGCGAGGAACACGGCTCCAGGCTACCTGTACCAATTGACGGATTTGCCCCCTTCTTTTCGTTAAACCTCGAACCTTCCGAGCTTCTGGTCTCCTGGATGCCTTCCCATGCACAGGAGAAATGTGTGTACAGATGTTTTGCATGTTTACTCTACTACTAGTATTTATTTTCACCGACAAGAAAAGTAACTTTGATTCACAAAAAGGTGTTTTTTATATAATTAAGGAGTGTGCACAGTGCACTATTTAAATCATGCGCGTATTTTCTAGTGGTACGAACATATCTACTCAGGTTTGAGTCTTACATCTGACATGGATACGATCGTGTGCTTCTAAATTTATTGTATGAAGAAGTAGTGTTATCTATCTATAGATGACGTGGTCGTTGATAATAGAGAAAAGCCCCTATTTAGCATCCGAAGATGACATAGTCTTTTACTTAACATCCAAAGATAAACCTTTTCCAATATTACATCAATAGCATCATTGTTATATTTGGCATCTAACACCATCAACTGCGAGCGAAAAAAGCAATTTTAGCCTTGTTTCATTGTTTCATGTGTAGCCACATTAGGCCtggtttggatgcatgtgtatccaccgcAATCCCATGTGTtagagtggaatggaatggaatttagtttaattacACTCAATCCACTTCAGCAcaagtggattgagatgaatacatgcgcatccaaacaagaccttaatATGTTATAATATATTTTATTGCACCAATTTTTTATACAGTCCTATTTTTTCAGATTAAACATTTTTTTACCAATATGATTTTTTGGCCCATGAATATTTTTTTAACATTAGCCAATTTTTTGCATAGATTATTTATGGCGGTGCAATTTTATGCAGCTTGATGTACGTTTGGTACTTTGAAACAAATGATCATTGTCCATATAATTGTACTGCCATAAATGATTTGCGCAAAACAAAGTTGTACTGCCAAAAAAATATTCATGGTCTAAAAAAAATACTATAAAAAATGTTCAATGTAAGAAAAGAGAAAGTTTATCTTTTGACACTAAATAATTAACCATACCATATTCCGATACTAAACAAGGAATTTTCTCTGGATAATAAGACATTATGGGTTATTTCATTGGTGTTAAGATCCGATGATCTAATCTCAATGTTTTTCATCATAAAAATAGAGTATAAGCACGTGTGTTTATAGGTGTGAAGTGAACGTACCTAAACGTTACTGTGTTAAGTAACTTCTGTTTTGAGATAGAAGAGTGCATATTGTGGGTCTGTTGAGCTGCCATTGCTGCACCTGCTGCTGCAAGCTGTGGCTGCAATTTGATCTCTGATGTTGTTGTAGCAGCAAGCTGCAGCGAACACCCCCCTAGTCCCGTAGTCTGTCGGTTGTCACGGATGGACGGAAATGCTAGCTGTCGTTGAGCGCGGTTGATCCTACCGTTTGTTGTTAGCTAACGGTCCTCAGCATGCTTAGCTGCTAACACTGATCGTGGTCTCCCCGTCACGAACCACCTGATCGATTAGCCCATGTgactttattatttttttaaaaaaagaagaagTAAAAATCAATGACCTTAACAATCAAAAGGGGTGGGAATGCATGCACCACGTTGCACAGCTAATCAACCTGTTCGTTTCAGCcggggcttatcagccatggtacaatgtttttttttcacaacaaaccagcaccggtcgagcttatcagcccagaaatcaaccaggGAATAGGCTAAATATATATACCGTCATGGCGTGATTCACACACTTGAATATATCTCTCTGATATCAGAGGAGGGGGCGAGACATGCGGTGAGGAAGAGGAACAAAACAGAAAGAGAAAGGCGTACGTGTGATGGAGCCGTGTGCCGGAACCGGAAAGGTCAGCCGGACACGGTACGCCCATTCTCAGCAGGGAATACGACGATGACATACATACTAAGCACCTGCACCAGCCACGTGATGCATGCCGAATTCAACAGGTACATCACGTATCCCTTGGAACCTTCGTCGGGGGCCTACACTCTCCATTGCTGGTAGACGTGTCACGCGGCTACCAGCAAGCAAGGCGAGGCAAGCCTGGCGCCGGCCCCATTCTTGACGGGGGCGAGGACGAACCACCGCCACGGAAAGGAACGCTTGCCATCCATCGTACGCGACGCGACGTCCTAAAACCTCCTGCCATTTCAGAGTGCGTGTGCCTTCCAAAACAAATCTGCTGCCTCCACAAAAGCAAATTCCTCCGAAGATCATCCATGCATGTACATTAGCTGTAACTGTATGCCACATGCATGCTCCGCCAGGGGGCCAGGCCTTCACGTTTTTGCGGCTAGCTGTCACCTGCCCTCATCGATGATGGAGGTGAAGAGCGGCGACGGGACCACGGGCGTCAGGTCCCCGGGCTCCGGGCTCGCCTGGACGCCGCCGCCGGACGACGACGACTGCGGCTGCGTCGACGACGACCCCACCTGGCTGCTCGTGAAGCTGCCGCTGACGTCGGCCACCTTCACCTGCCACTCCGTGATGTAGCTAGGCTTCGCCACGTCCTCGGTCGTGTCGGCGTCCCCGGTGAGCATGGCCACCACCCTCGACATGGACGGCCGCTTGTGGGGCGAGCCCTGCGTGCAGTGGAGCGCCACGCGGATCACCCGCAGCACCTCGTACCCGTCGTACTCCGTCAGCTTCGGGTCCACGAACTCCAGCGGCCGCCCGTTCTCGTACAGTTCCCACACCTGAAACGTAGTACGATTTAACGATTTATTTAGGACGATGCTGCGTTGCAGTACAGTCTCTCCACATTCTCTGATATCAAGAATTTCTAGTGACAAACGGGAGTTCAGCTTATGGTATAATCAAATTTCACTCTGATGATCTTACCCTTTCAAATATATAGGTCCTGTCTTCCTCCATCGTATTCTGATAGTTTGATTCACCAGCAACAATCTCCAACGCGACCACGCCAAACGCAAACACATCAACCTTCTCGGTCATATGCCCTCTCATGGCGTACTCAGGTGCGAGATAACCACTAGATGATACAGCCAAAGACAACCAAGAATTAACCAACTGCCATTAGCTCCATCACATTTGCTAATAATAATACACCATGCATTATACCCAAAGGCGAGATGAAAAATATACTTACAACGTGCCGGCAACTTTTGTGCTGACGTGAGTCTTTTTGTCATCGTAGAGCTTGGCAAGGCCAAAATCAGAGATCTTAGGGTTAAGATCGGCATCGATCAACACATTACTGGCCTTTATGTCCCTGTGCACAATGCGGACGGTCGACTCCTCGTGGAGATAAGCTATACCTCTTGCTATGCCCAAACATATCTCAAATCGTGTTGGCCAGTCTAGATTCAAGCTTCCCTTTCCTGAATATGAAAGTTTAAACATATTGAATTTCTGCATTAGAGATGCACTCTTTGTCATACGAGAATGGGTGAAGTCATACCAAACAACGCATGATCGAGGCTTCCGTTCTCCAGGTACTCATAGACCAACAGTGGTGTCTTGCTCTCAAGGCAGCAGCCATACAACCTCACGAGGTTACGGTGCTGCACTTGAGAGATGGTTTCTATTTCTGCAGCAAACTGCATCTTTCCCTGATTAGAGGATTGGGAGAGCTGCTTCACTGCCACCACTCTTCCATCACTCAACTTACCCTGCAAGAAAGTTGCACTTATATGCAAGGTATTCCATAACTCAGTGCAAGGTTTTGCTTCACTTGAAAAGCATCAGTGTATGGTAAATGTCATAGCGTGACTTTTCTGTCTCTATCCAGATCATCAGGAAGCAACATTTAAGCCTTCATAAGTTCACACATTGAACACAAATCCAGTTCTATATATATACTAGATAACTAGAAAGACAAACCTTGTAAACTGATCcatatcctccttcaccaagtaGATTACTAGAAGAAAAGTTTTCTGTAGCTGACCTGAGCTCACTGTAACTGAAGACATTTGGCCTTCCAACTATTGTATACAATTCTGCAAGGTTCGAAATAGCTTGTTAGCTACTTTCTGTTTGCAGACAATCACACACTGTGATATTAGTATATCAAGTACCTTCTAGCTCTATCAATAGCTTTCTCCTTTTCTGACACCATAAGAAGATTCCGGCCAGTGCGATCAATGCAAAAACTGAAACACCAACTACAACTCCAACAATCACACCAGTTTTACGGCTGCTCTTGCTGTCTGCAGAACTACGCACTGTAGGGATGAAATCTGAAGAAGAGTTCAGTTAGTTGAGCATTGAAAACCTTATATAAAACAAAATTGAGACGTAATACACAATATTTACAATAGTTACAATTCCACAAAGTAATAAAGAGGATAATGTGCAATTTCAGCTCTTATGGTGTTCTATGTTCTGCTTTTGGTTTGAAATGGCATAAATTCAACTCAATCTAGGCCCTCAACcgccaacttatagttatatatgcAGGTACAGCTGTACAACATCATAAACataccaacaacaacaacaacaacaacaacaaagcctttaagtcccaaacaacatCATAAACATACCGTGCCGAAAAATTTCCATGTACTAATTCTTCTATTAAAGATAACAGTTTTTTCATCCAAATTTAAAATTTCACATCATGTATACCACACTGACGAGTCTATTTTTTGTGACTACACTAGTATGCATTGATTGATACTTCAAAATGTCATTTGGGCAGTATAACTGCAATTTAGAACGAGTTTAAGTTCAGGTGAGTACTTGGAGTTGCACTCAGGGCTGATATTGCAGGACCATAGTATCCCTTATAAGGAATGCAACAAGTGCCCTTGCCAGCCCAGAAGAGATGAATCTCAAGGAAGTTTTTGGTTACTGGAACAACATACTGCTTCTTAACAGCAGTAAAAGATTTCCCTCCTGCTGCCTTTCTAATGTCAAAGTTCTGCTCCTTGCGCTCTCcctaaacaagcatgaagtatcaAGCACAAAAGTCTATATCTAGAACAAATCATATGATTCAAAAGCATCAGATGCGGCCAGATACAAGTTTGTAGCTACCTGGACATAGATATCGAAAATCCTCCTCCCTCTGCTTCTCCAAGACTGCATGTCTGGAAAGTCAACCTCTGCAAATTGAAGTGTGACTGTGTAATTTCCATTCTCAAGTCCAATGCCATAGTATCTCAGAGATGATGGTGACATCCTTGCTGTTTGGAACAGTGCAGAGTCTAGGGTGTTCTCGAACTGGCGTGAACTGTAGATGATGTaacttccattgggtgcatctgcATCCAAGAATAGTCCCACGCTGCTAACACCCCATGTAGGTGCACCCGCAACGTAGTATGATGCGGCTCTAAGGTTGGCATTGTCAGCCTGATAGATGGAATTATCTGAACCTGATATTGCTCTACTACCACCAGAGTCCGCCGCAAGGGAGGCAGCTGCATCCAATTTATCAGAATAGTGTTTATGCAATTGCAGATCCAATATTACAAAATAGATACATGCTCGAAATTCCAAAGGGTTGAAGCATTACACTTTGGAGAACCGAGGAAACAGGGAGTGCTACGCTGAAGACAGTCCAATCCCCATGGCAAAACACTGCAGATGAAATGTTTTACTATTTTAAGTTCTGATTACAAGCTAAGGCGGGAACTTATTTTTATGCTAGCCTTGAGGACGAACTGGTGCTCACCTGTTATTGGAGCTATCCATCACAAAGTCGTTTGCCACCAAATTCCTTAGTACACAGTAGAACATATAGGGATAATTAGCTATTACTGTTGTATTCAATCAGGCAGGCTTTGTGTGCAATAACTAAGGAGTATATTTTCATGAGAGAAGTTTCAGAACACAAACATACAATTGCAAATTTTTCTCAGTAGCCCAAGAAGGAAAGTTTCCTGAGATATGGTTGTATGAAAAATCTCTGTGAAAAGGCGGAGAAAAAGGTAACTATTAGATCAATAACATATTTCATTGAGCACAATGCCAAAACAAAGAGCATGTGAACATACAGATTGGTCAGTAAGGGACTTTTTGTGGCAGGCAGACTTCCTGAAAGGCTATTATTCCCTAGAAATCTGATTCAAGTAGAATATTTGCACATATCAGCAGAAGGTTaacaagaaagaaaaaaagatgtCCATTCAAACAAATTATGAAAACTGCAGcaagtaaaacttacaaataactAAGAGACAGAAGATTCAAAATTGATTG from Miscanthus floridulus cultivar M001 chromosome 11, ASM1932011v1, whole genome shotgun sequence includes these protein-coding regions:
- the LOC136493669 gene encoding uncharacterized protein, with product MAGAAAGAEAVERAHGLYRGGRHREALELYSAALAAARGPAQRIALHSNRAACYLKLHDFHKAAQECTSVLELDTEHAGALMLRAQTLVTLKDYQSALFDVNRLIEINPSYEVYQNLQARLKTQLSLAPIPECEEESLCLEEEKEELPPKGQKTQTSIAKPDEPATELAVKNKPSTGPILYRKPTTESQKAEVPSALPSKPQGWEAIPKPKGHSGLDYSKWDKVEDDSSEDDDDEEEDELPQYKFKVRTVGVRSVK